A part of Bacteroidia bacterium genomic DNA contains:
- the dxs gene encoding 1-deoxy-D-xylulose-5-phosphate synthase translates to MKVEPGKLLAQVNEPSDLRKLKPEELYAFCVELRDFLISTVSVNGGHFGASLGVVELTTALHYVFDTPHDQIVWDVGHQAYGHKVITGRRENFHTNRVYKGVSGFPKRTESEYDTFGVGHSSTSISAAVGMAVAKTYKKEDRNIVAVIGDGAMTGGMAFEALNHGGWEKADMLVVLNDNNMSIDPNVGALKEYLTDITASHTYNKLRDELWKLLGKLDKVGPKARSIARKLEVGLTAATTPGMLFEALGFRYFGPIDGHDINHLVRVLNDLKDIKGPKLLHCITVKGKGYELAEKDQTKWHAPGLFDKITGEIVKSVKTEPQPPKYQDVFGHTIIELAEKNEKIMGITPAMPSGCSLKYMMKEMPDRAFDVGIAEQHAVTFSAGLATQGMKPFCNIYSSFMQRAYDQVIHDVALQKLPVVFCLDRGGIAGSDGATHHGAFDMAYFRCVPNMVISAPMNEAELRNLMYTASVWQEGPFSIRYPRGEGVMPEWRTPMEYVAPGKGRKLNDGEEIAILSIGHPGNFVQEAITELNTRGLFPAHYDMRYVKPLDEAMLHEVFGNYKKVITVEDGCIQGGFGSAVLEFMADHGYDSRLFRMGMPDRFVDHGSQPELWAECEYDAAAIIAKVEALSSVAQKA, encoded by the coding sequence ATCAAAGTAGAGCCCGGAAAACTCCTTGCTCAGGTGAATGAGCCTTCAGACCTGCGAAAACTGAAGCCCGAAGAACTGTATGCGTTTTGTGTTGAGTTGCGCGACTTTCTTATTTCCACGGTTTCTGTTAATGGCGGGCATTTTGGCGCAAGTCTGGGCGTTGTAGAGCTTACCACAGCATTACATTATGTATTTGACACACCTCATGATCAAATTGTATGGGATGTCGGGCATCAGGCCTACGGGCATAAAGTAATCACCGGGCGAAGAGAAAATTTTCATACCAACCGGGTATATAAAGGTGTGTCGGGTTTTCCCAAAAGGACAGAGTCCGAATACGATACGTTTGGCGTAGGTCATTCTTCTACGTCTATATCAGCAGCGGTAGGAATGGCCGTAGCAAAAACTTACAAAAAAGAAGATCGCAATATTGTTGCTGTAATTGGAGATGGCGCCATGACCGGCGGTATGGCTTTTGAAGCCTTAAATCATGGCGGCTGGGAAAAAGCGGATATGCTTGTTGTGCTCAACGACAACAATATGTCTATCGACCCCAATGTCGGTGCTCTTAAGGAATACCTTACGGATATCACAGCTTCTCATACCTATAATAAACTTCGGGATGAGCTTTGGAAACTGTTGGGTAAACTCGATAAAGTAGGGCCTAAGGCTCGTTCGATTGCCCGTAAGCTCGAAGTCGGCCTTACCGCTGCTACGACCCCCGGGATGCTGTTTGAAGCACTGGGCTTCCGGTATTTCGGCCCTATAGATGGACATGATATCAATCATCTGGTGCGGGTATTAAACGACCTGAAGGACATAAAAGGGCCAAAGTTGTTGCATTGTATAACTGTAAAAGGGAAAGGGTACGAACTGGCTGAAAAGGACCAGACGAAGTGGCATGCGCCCGGACTGTTTGATAAAATCACCGGAGAGATCGTTAAATCTGTAAAAACTGAGCCACAGCCTCCTAAATACCAGGATGTTTTTGGCCATACGATTATTGAACTGGCTGAGAAGAATGAAAAAATCATGGGCATCACCCCTGCTATGCCCAGCGGATGCAGCCTGAAATATATGATGAAAGAAATGCCCGACCGGGCATTTGATGTGGGCATTGCCGAACAACATGCCGTTACATTCTCCGCAGGGCTTGCCACTCAGGGAATGAAACCTTTCTGTAATATCTATTCGTCTTTTATGCAGCGGGCTTACGATCAGGTGATTCACGATGTGGCTTTGCAAAAATTGCCGGTAGTCTTTTGCCTGGACCGGGGGGGAATTGCAGGCTCTGATGGTGCTACCCATCATGGTGCATTTGATATGGCCTATTTTCGCTGTGTCCCGAATATGGTCATTTCTGCACCGATGAACGAAGCGGAGCTGCGAAACCTGATGTACACTGCTTCGGTGTGGCAAGAAGGACCATTTTCTATCCGATATCCAAGAGGTGAGGGGGTAATGCCCGAATGGCGCACCCCGATGGAATATGTTGCGCCAGGTAAAGGCCGAAAACTGAATGATGGAGAAGAAATCGCGATTCTGTCTATTGGGCATCCCGGAAACTTTGTTCAGGAGGCAATCACAGAATTAAATACGAGAGGGTTGTTCCCCGCGCATTACGATATGCGGTATGTGAAGCCATTGGATGAAGCGATGCTTCATGAAGTTTTTGGAAACTACAAAAAAGTAATCACCGTCGAAGATGGCTGTATTCAGGGCGGATTCGGGTCGGCGGTACTTGAGTTTATGGCAGATCATGGATATGATTCGAGGCTTTTCCGTATGGGAATGCCCGACAGATTTGTTGACCACGGAAGCCAGCCCGAATTGTGGGCAGAATGTGAATACGATGCCGCAGCCATAATCGCTAAAGTAGAAGCGCTTTCGTCTGTTGCCCAAAAGGCCTAA
- a CDS encoding sensor histidine kinase, whose amino-acid sequence MNHITYYIRLSFPHLKMTGIAVFLLLYLSFSVYSQSKEDYTCSLGDENITTPEQVDSQSRKIADKIKKRTPKDYHCADSLAQELQKISARIGYYRGVGKQICNRGRIRRYQGKYEEAHDFYQEAMAYREKHGLRDAYTGYTLQEIGLNYRNMGFYAEAIEAHLEAIQYFREESLTKQVGEEYNNIGASISEFAYKMYKIDSTFNRDSALRKGIVNYKKAFEIAENGKNWSDCVNVGGNIGRDYVEIGELDSAAFFLNNSMDLCRKILDTITVDNKARKGILNLQASTYGKLGHLYEKQKSYDLGLEQHTAALAIYRELNDSSGIFTALTNIGNNYEERGDNNNALIYYKQAYQVGEHAKIDQRQDFLRNKNLYVIYAKLKDTVSAYPYLLAKADKEQQIAANEMVQNVAFAENNGILKAEAEKEKANAKLKNQMLMGSGIVLILLILGIIQQLQLRKTQKKQATLEVQQKAQQYEARIDLIMDESRQRLIAKQNETQEIVLKEVGRELHDSLGGTLATTKRVIEEWMERGVEEEAIKEYGQKALELIQRSIDGVRQISRELKGVTLKDGLIPGIRELCREINEVYARPEIKLQTYNLKTLNIPAKWEINIYRIFQEALTNILKYAEATNVEIQMFVRDEILSVTIEDDGKGFDIEKKAEGIGLKNMKSRAEEMKGTFTISSVIDRGTTLFIEIPLPDQFS is encoded by the coding sequence ATGAACCACATTACGTATTATATCAGACTATCTTTCCCGCATCTTAAAATGACAGGTATAGCAGTTTTTTTACTGCTGTATCTGTCGTTTTCTGTTTACAGTCAGTCAAAAGAAGACTATACCTGTAGTCTGGGGGATGAAAATATTACCACGCCAGAACAGGTCGATTCTCAAAGCCGCAAGATTGCCGATAAAATCAAAAAGAGAACCCCGAAAGACTACCACTGCGCTGACAGCCTGGCTCAGGAACTTCAAAAGATCTCAGCGCGCATCGGTTATTATCGGGGCGTAGGAAAACAAATCTGCAACAGAGGCAGAATCAGGCGGTATCAGGGCAAATACGAGGAGGCACACGATTTTTATCAGGAGGCTATGGCTTACAGGGAAAAACACGGCTTACGCGATGCCTATACCGGCTATACCCTGCAGGAGATTGGGCTAAATTATCGCAATATGGGATTTTATGCAGAGGCTATTGAGGCTCATCTGGAAGCGATCCAATATTTCCGTGAAGAAAGCCTGACTAAGCAGGTGGGAGAAGAGTACAATAATATAGGTGCTAGCATTTCTGAATTTGCTTACAAGATGTATAAGATTGATTCCACCTTCAATCGGGACTCTGCTCTTCGTAAAGGAATCGTGAATTATAAAAAAGCCTTTGAAATTGCAGAAAATGGTAAAAACTGGTCTGATTGTGTCAATGTGGGTGGGAATATCGGAAGAGACTATGTGGAGATTGGCGAGCTTGATTCCGCAGCTTTTTTCCTGAATAATAGTATGGATTTATGTAGAAAAATTCTGGATACAATAACGGTTGACAATAAAGCACGAAAAGGAATCCTAAACTTGCAGGCAAGCACTTATGGTAAACTGGGGCATTTATACGAAAAACAAAAGTCCTATGATCTTGGGTTGGAACAGCATACAGCGGCATTGGCAATTTATAGAGAGCTAAATGATTCATCAGGTATTTTTACCGCCCTGACTAATATTGGCAACAACTATGAAGAACGGGGCGACAACAACAACGCATTGATATACTACAAGCAGGCTTATCAGGTAGGAGAACATGCCAAAATCGATCAGCGGCAGGATTTCCTGAGAAATAAAAATCTGTATGTTATTTACGCAAAACTGAAAGACACGGTATCAGCTTACCCCTACCTACTCGCCAAGGCTGATAAAGAACAACAGATTGCCGCAAATGAAATGGTGCAAAATGTGGCGTTTGCCGAAAATAACGGGATCCTAAAAGCAGAAGCTGAAAAAGAAAAAGCTAATGCTAAATTGAAAAATCAGATGCTTATGGGCTCAGGTATCGTCCTGATTCTACTCATATTAGGCATTATACAACAACTGCAACTGCGCAAAACACAGAAAAAACAAGCGACGCTTGAGGTTCAACAAAAAGCACAACAATACGAGGCAAGGATTGACCTGATCATGGATGAGTCTCGGCAAAGGTTGATCGCCAAACAAAACGAAACGCAGGAAATTGTACTGAAAGAAGTTGGCCGGGAATTACATGACAGTTTAGGCGGGACACTCGCCACCACTAAGCGGGTAATAGAAGAATGGATGGAAAGAGGGGTAGAAGAAGAGGCAATAAAAGAATATGGTCAAAAGGCGCTGGAGTTGATTCAGCGGTCGATTGATGGTGTACGGCAAATCTCTCGTGAATTAAAAGGTGTAACCCTTAAAGATGGTCTCATTCCCGGAATCAGGGAGTTATGCCGGGAGATCAATGAAGTATATGCCCGTCCCGAAATAAAATTACAGACTTACAACCTCAAAACCCTGAATATTCCAGCAAAATGGGAGATCAATATATACCGTATTTTCCAGGAAGCGCTCACAAATATTCTGAAATATGCCGAAGCAACAAATGTAGAAATACAGATGTTTGTCAGGGACGAAATATTGTCTGTCACCATCGAAGACGACGGAAAAGGGTTTGACATTGAAAAAAAAGCCGAAGGTATCGGGCTGAAAAACATGAAGTCGCGTGCCGAAGAAATGAAGGGTACATTTACCATTTCTTCTGTAATAGATCGCGGAACCACCCTGTTTATTGAAATTCCATTGCCTGACCAATTTTCCTGA